TTGTTCTCGCACTAGGAAtgataaaaaaaacatcattattTTGTGTTGATTATATAATGATTAAATACTAATCTGTCTAGAATGTAAGAACTTATAACCGAATGAAAATCTATAAACCGGATATAAAGTAATCAATACAAAGTGATAATTACCTTTATCTCGGCATAACTTGCCATAGATTAACGGAGCAATGCAACTAGGTGGATCATGGTGAGCAGGGTCGGAGCAATGCAACTAGGTGGACGAGGGAGAGGATTAGGATGAACGAAAATAGGAGAAGATTTCTGATTGCAAATGACGATTTAGTGATCGATTTCATAGTTAGGGTTTTCCTCTtttaaaatattgggactttgcAAAGACGTAGGAAAAGAGGAAAAAGCGAGGTTAAGAGGAGGAAACAAAAAGGacgaaaatatatataatatactcTTCAATCAAATGGTCTTTTATCTATAGTgatataaaaataatttgttaaattaaaaaaaatgcatTAAGTAGTTTTTGacataaaatgatattttaaattattttgttGATAGGTgctattaatttttttcttttgattttattAAAATTCAATAACAACCAATTTTGATATAACATATCTAATTTTAATGGCATTTAAATTTTTATtctgttataaaatacataatatAAATTATTAAACGTAAGTTTTTATAGTAGTATATAAAATGTGCCACTAGAAACATATGATATAGTGGCATAAAAAGAAAATGCCACTAAAAATATGATATAGTGGCACATAAAAGAATATGTCACTAAACGTTATTTTGTTTGTAGTGTTGTTTTGTAATCTTATCTTGAATTTTGGCATCTTGATGTTTTGTATATATGTTGCATAATGAGAAGCTCTCTATTTAGAGAAGAAATTAATCATTATAATAGCATGAAGTCCTCGTAGTCTAGCTCTAACCAATAATAAACATAAACATCTATAAGTTACGGTTCAAAttcatgtatagatataaaattcTTTACTATGACGATGTTACGATTATTTTTCTCATGTTAACCATGAGAGCGTCTCCACTAAACGTCCATGAGATGCTTTTTAACTTtttaaccatatatataagaACGATTACAAGAATCTAAGTCATTTAGAATTGATGATAAAACTATTCTTGCCAAACAAAAAAAATACTATAGATAACGAGTAAAAACAATTACATCATATTAGTTACTTAATTTGAATACAAGCTCATGCGCAAATTTAGGTAACGACATTGCTACTCTATGGACAAATGACTACATGTCTCATATTAACCAAAAGAGTGGCATTGGTGAGTTTAGTATCACTCACTTTATAGGATTGGAATCAATACCAAGTGTCAAATGATGATTTAAATTGTGACTCAATAAAAGTTAAACGTGAGGAGTGCACATTTGTATATAAGAAAAATTTGATCCCGAACATGACAAAAGATAATGGAGGTCAAAGGGGTTGTGCCCACTTACATGGTCAAGGGGCAAAGCCTTGGTGCCAATGCCACTCCGAACCAAGTTGTCTGTTGCAATTTCAACCACACAATTTAACCAGACAGCTCGCAGGAATTGTTTGTGAAGTTTTCCAAGAAACCGTTTTATTACTGCAAAAATGCAAATTTTATTGTCCTTATCCGGTTTTTTTGATActcaagtgtatatatatatatatatatatatatatatatatatatatatatatatatatatatatatatatatatatatatatatatatactcatatTTTGCCACACTTGAAATTCTCTTACAAAAATTAGCGTTATGTTTATCTTATATTAAATTTCTTATTAACACACGGGCATTAAGAGATATTAATAAAATTAGGTGtgaaactcatgtattacatgagtttattttaaaaaaacaaatatataaaattttaacaatttgaaaagtttaatttataagaaaaataagaaaatttttgaattattaaaatcaaagagactttaatgtattaaatacattacatatagaaactctttttaatatatatatatatatatatatatatatatatatatatatatatatatatatatatatatatatatatatattatcttacatattaaatatgaaattttaatttaataaaataaaaattacaataaaatgaaaaataaaaaatttaaaaatttaaaaattctaaaaaatatcatgtgtccaaatgaaagaGAAGAGAACATGTAACAAAAAACCTTCTTTTATTATAATAGATGAAGAAGATATCTTATACACTAATGGTAAGTAAACCATATATTACCATATTATGTTTTCTACCCCAAATTTCTAGCAAGTGGTTCTATATCATTTTAACCGCACGTGATTGATGAAGACGTTCATATGTAGTGTTGAGCTTTCTTAATGTGTAAAAAGTAAAAAACGATCACATGCTACCCAGTCATTTTAGCATGACGTAAAAACTAACCTGGTTCCAAACCATGTATTTTATAGGTAAGGATTACATCATAATAGTCACCTAATTTGAATTCGGAAGCTCCATTGTGAAACCAAATGTCAAAGTTATCCACAGATTTGTGACCCCACACAATCCACCACTAGCTAATTCAAAATTTCCGTCAATGATTTTCTGTTTTGTAATTATCTTTTCATTTTCTACAGAAGTTTCATCATCATAGTTTTGGTAAATCTTTAAAATATCAAATTGATTAATTAACAAATTAACAATAATATTGGTTTCTGTGAACTTAATTTATTGATTTTATCATTGCCAAAGGACATTTTTATATTTCTTGAAAGaattatatttatatggtttcaGCGTAGTGTCCAGGACCTAGCTAGATATTTGAAACTTTTATCGAAAAAGATGGAATTGGGAAAATAAAGAGAAGCATCGATAGCTAGCTAGCAACATTTTCCAAGATAAAGCACGCTTTGGTTTCCAAAGTCAAAATAAATAAGACATAAAGATGTTTAGAGGGTACAAGATGTTGAGAGGGTACAAGGATACAAATTGTCTCTCTTCTTTCCGGAAACAAAGAAGAAAAGAGCCAACGAAAGTGAAAGTTTAACCAAAAAGGAGCATAAGAATTTCAGCAACTAAGTGACCTTAAACTCCTGGAAAAACCCTTTTCATATCACTTCAAGACGATCTTGATCTTCCTTCTGGATGTAAAGGAAAGAGCTCCAATGTTTTATTATCTTCCTCATCTTTTTCCAAACACTCAAATGACCAACTTCTACACTTCTTGTATGGACTCTCCACTACTTCTCCCTTCAAGAATATTAAAAAGATTGTTTATATCACATGCAAGAACTAAACTTTCACAAAACCCACAAGAAAAAGATTACATGTAAGTCAAAAAAACAAAGAAAGGAAGCTAGCATACTCTAGGGTTTAATGAGATGGAGTTGATCATGGTGGAGGCTGGGGTTGATCTTAAGGAATGGTTAAGACCGAGGTTGTTACGCTTCTGCTTTTGTCTCTCACGTGCTTTATGATTTTGGAACCAATAGAACACATTCTTGCCTTCTATTTTGCCATACTTGCATAGTTGTGAAGTGATTTGTTCGATTTGTTGTGCGTTTGGAGTCCGCATTCCACCTCTATATAACATCTCCAAGATTCCAATTTGCTCTTGTGTTGGATTCCATCTTGTTCCTCCTGGATGTGTTTCCACCTTCACAAAGTTCACCATTCTCATCAACTTATTGTAGATCCCAAATAACAAATGAGTTTTCCGCTTTAAGTTTTATATTGTTTATAAGGATAATATCttcaaaagagaaaaaaaaaatattccaTATCATGTCATATACATGTTTAAACAGTGAAGATCCTTGGCAACTGTAAGCATATATGTGTACAAGTGAAATTCAATTACTTTTAACTAAAAGGCACAGTATGTAGTTGAGCATTACACCTCGCTTGTCTTGTAGTGTATCATATTAATTAACATGCATGATGAAGTTACACATAAACGTAAGTGAAGATTAAGAAGTAAATGATGAGTACCTGAGGAGAATCTTTCTTGTGGTCAGGTGAAACAAGTTGAATAGGACAACTTTCAGGTCTAATGAAGCTCTTGAGATCAAAAGTAGCGGGTGTGACATGGCTATTACTACTACTGCTATTGCTAACGTTAACGCTAATATTATTCATGGTGAAACAAGTGTCAGTGCTATCACTAGTTGTCAACTTCGGTGTGAGAGGGTGTAAGCGTTTGCAGACACCGAGGGTGAGGCCAGAGGATGAGGATTGATCATCGTCCCCCCAGAACCCACCACCACGTGCAAACTGATGCACCTTCATGCTGCTAAGTCCCATGGATGGGTAAAAACATGGTTGATAGAGAGTGTCAATTATATAGACAAAtcaagaaagaaaaaagaaagggGTTGTCATCATATCATGGTGAATTATGCAAATGAAGGTGAAAAAGGAGggaaagaaaagcaagaaaaagaAAGTGGGTGCCCCATGAAGAACCAAGACCAAATGATGAGGTGAGGTTGACTTGAGCGATGATCCTTTTTAAAAAGCGTAACAACTCTTAATctaaagagagagagaatgagaaatAATGTATGGACGTGTGGTCTAGATTGGGTGAAATTCTTTCTGTCATGAACATTgattattaaataatataattccgTTTTGAGAAAAAAACACAAGATTTCAACACCAACCATGACTTTTGATCACTTTTAATAAAATCCAGCATTTCCAAGATTTGTGGTCGATCTATATTGTAATTTCGGTAAATATATTCTTTTTCAAGCAAATATTTGGTAAGAAAACACCATCGAAAAATACTAAAAAACGATCAAACACTTGtccaataacatataaaaatgcaaaagtttttttttttttttttgaagatgtTAACATCTAAAAATAAAGATGTTCAAATGATGCAGTATATTTGAAGAGATTGTAAATGCGTGTGCGTTGGGTAGTCTAATCAGGGGGTTTGTGTATTTGCTTTAATGATAAGGTGTCTATGCTTTTCGGTGGCCTCTTTGGCTGTGTTTGTGACTTTATTTGCTATAAAGTGAGATGAGAGGGAATGAGAAAAGATTCCTCCAATCCCAAAACTTGAAAATgggaactttttttttttatttcattttcatgATACGGATATGGGAATTTCATACTCTTTCTTTTCCCTCTCAATCTGTGTTGTTTTGGGTGGGAAGTGAATGCAGCCTTAAAGTGGTAGAGAATGTTGAAAAAGAAAGCAAACAAAAATTAAGTAATAGCAACAAAAAGGCAACCCCAAATCTATGTGATATCTCTTGCTATATATAAAATTCCCCTATTTTTCTTTGGAAACTGTAGCCATATTTCTTATGTAAAGCGTATTTTTGAACCCACTAACTATGTCTTGCGGTAATACCGAGGTACGTTTATGATatttgggcttacagtttagtTTCTTTTTATAGAAATACGAATTAATTCGTAATTCCAAGAAGAGAAATTAAGATGATGATTACATCATCTGTTAGTTACCGAACGTTAGCTTGATGATGCCAAATAGAGATCTATGACTGTATGCattatttataattttctttACCATAATATATTATGTaacttaaaataaatatttaattttaatcatattagtatattataattcatttgattttaTATATCATAATGACTTCCAACCTAATGTACTTAATAACATACTGCATCCAAATAAAGCTTTAACGAAACAAGTTCATCATGCCCAAATGGCCGAACCTGCCTATAATGGACCCAATCATCATAGCCAAGCAAAGGCTCAACACGAAGCGAGAAGTCTTCGGCTAAACTCACGTCTCATGGGTCAAGGCTAACCAACAGTATTCAAGGTTTGCCTGAGCTCAAAAGTTCAAATTCCAACCAACAAAGGATGATGGCTAAACCCAAAAAAGTTGAGTAGGGAGGATTGTGGAACCAAGAGGAAGTGCCAGGCTCACAGCCTTGATTCGGCAAACCTCTCTAAAAGATAGATTGTTTGTAGTATATAAATTTGTTATTTATCATCTTAAATAAATAAGTAGACAATagttgtttattatttattggtCGAAATCAGAATAAATAAATAgagttatatttattataaattaaataatagGCATTTATAATTTATTTGTCAAAATCTGAAATGAATGACACTCTGGGAAAGTCGAACAATCACAACAAAGGGTGGACAAAAGTCGGGTGAAGGCACTGAAAAACAAAAACATTCAAGGAGAAAACGGAGAATTCATTTCATTTTTACGTCTCTAACATACCAGATATGCATTCGATAGGATCGAGTTGAAGGAAGTATCCAGAAGTTTGGCAAGGTGGTGGACTTATACACATCGAAGAAGAAAGATTTGTTAGGGGCCATGTAACGCCTACTTTATAGGTACGTTTGTAATTGCTAATTATTTATTATAAGGAAATAAGAAAGATGGTTTTGGAAGGAAAATAAATTTGAGACGCAACCATGTGTTGGTCGCTACGCGATGGGAGAATCATAGTCGCAATGTAATGCTTGCAACAGCCCAAAAACCTAATCTCGTGATTCTAACATTATATAAAGGCATTAACTCCTATGGTTTTCTCTTATATCTACTGTAAACCTCTAGAAAACCTAGAAGCTTGAAACCCTAGCTTCCTTCCCTTGATTCTTGAGTTTTAGTGTCATTTGAgtagaagcttgaagaagaagcaaGAGTTGTGGTGCAAAGGAGGAGAGATCCTGAGAGTTTAATTCTTATTATCAGCTCATCATCATTGTAAGtgataaagtttgcacctttatggaTTGTTACTACTAGATCTAGAGTGTTGGTCATTTTTATTCCATTTTACTATGATATTCTTGGAGTTTGGAAAATTGTAGGTTTGTGAGTTGTTTTCAATATCTATTCTAGAATCTTTGAGGTGAAAAGAGAACATGTTAAACTC
The genomic region above belongs to Lactuca sativa cultivar Salinas chromosome 4, Lsat_Salinas_v11, whole genome shotgun sequence and contains:
- the LOC111912641 gene encoding WUSCHEL-related homeobox 4 — translated: MGLSSMKVHQFARGGGFWGDDDQSSSSGLTLGVCKRLHPLTPKLTTSDSTDTCFTMNNISVNVSNSSSSNSHVTPATFDLKSFIRPESCPIQLVSPDHKKDSPQVETHPGGTRWNPTQEQIGILEMLYRGGMRTPNAQQIEQITSQLCKYGKIEGKNVFYWFQNHKARERQKQKRNNLGLNHSLRSTPASTMINSISLNPRGEVVESPYKKCRSWSFECLEKDEEDNKTLELFPLHPEGRSRSS